Within the Polaribacter pectinis genome, the region TAGCAGATGCAATTCCGGTAATAAAGGTTATACCTTTTCAAATTCAGCAATTGTTTACCAATTTAATTGGTAACTCTCTAAAGTATAGCAAAGACAATAAAGCGCCATTAATTACAATTACTCATTCTAAAGTAAAAGCAAATTCTGTTTCTAAATTAAAGAACCCAAAATACAATTACTACCATAGAATTACTTTTAAAGACAATGGTATAGGTTTTGATCAAGAATATGCAGAAAAGATTTTTGTGTTATTTAGTAGATTGCACAACAAAAACGAATATTCTGGTACAGGAATTGGATTGTCTATTTGTAAAAAAATAGTGGAAAATCACCAAGGTTTTATTTTTGCAGAAAGCGAATTAGATAAAGGTGCAACTTTTGAGGTGTTTCTTCCTTTAAAATAATTTTTTATTTTTGTTATAAGTTTTACCTAAATATTTAGCATTCTTTAAATATGATTGGAATTCTGTAAGTTCTCTTTAAAATTATATAACAACATAACGTTTAGTTTTATTCACCTTTGTACGACAAAACAAGTCATACAATGAATATTCATAAAAATATACTATTAAGTTGTCTTATTAGTGTTTTTCTGTTTTTGCTGTTTTCATGTGATACAAACAATAATAGCAAGTCAAAACAAGACAAAGCATACAATAAACAAGATAAAATCAACAAAAATAAAGAAGAAGCTAAACTCTTGGTTTCCGTTAGTAAAAACTATATTAATTTAATTAATTATAGCAATTATATTAAAGCTAAAGACTCTTTAACTTTAGAAACAAAATCTCTTTTAGATACTTTTAATGTAGATATAACTAACCATTTAAAAAACTTAAAAGAACTTTCTAGAGAAGAGTTAGTGCTTATACCAGATAAAAATGATGTATTGGTTTTAGAAGATAAAACTTTTACAAAAGATGGAGAGGAAAAACGTCAAAAAAAATATTTAGAAAAGATTAATGATATGGTTGAAACCCAGATTAATCTTATAGATGAACTTACTGAAACATCGAATAATAGTTCGATAAATGCTCTTGCAAATGAAGCCGAAGAAATTCTATTAGAGCATAAAGAAAATTTTGAAAGTATAATTGAAAAAATTAATTAAAAATGAAAACCTTCTTATACACTATAACAATTCTTGTAGTAATAATTTGGGCCTTAGGCTTCTTTGTTTACGCAATAGGGTCATTACTAATTCACTTATTATTAATTCTTGCAGTAATTTGCGGTATTATTGGTTATAAAATTAAAAGTGCTACAGATTAAACTTATTTAAAAGATCTGCCTTCTTAATTTTAAATCCTTTTCTTCATTTTTAAATTAAAAATCACCCATTAAAAAAGACCATTTATTAAATGGTCTCTTCTTATACTTTATAAATAAATCTGTCTTTCTTAATTATCAATTCTCTTTAGGTTTACAATTTTTTCACCTTTATAATTAATGTTAAATTCTTTACCTACGTAATCTCCATTTATTAAATCGTAACTTTTCTTTACTTTCTCATCTACATCTTCAAACTGTAATGCTTTATTATTAGAATCTGTAAAGAAATAATAATTTCCTTCTGCTCCATCAAATGTTGCGGTTACTTCCTCTTTATTAATGTTTTCAAAACTAGTTTGGTTCGATTCTGATTTTAAAACAAATCCCATTGAAATAAACATAGATATTAAAATTGCATTTTTCATGACGTGTAATTTGTTGGTTAATAATCTACTTCAAATTTAGAATATATTATAGGTAAAGGAATTACATAATTTCAGCATTTTATTATATAATTCTTAAACAGCAAGGTTATATTTTCAAATAAAAACAATGTAAACAACTAATTATTAGTGGTTTAAAACCATAATATAAGCAAACATGTGAAATCTTATAACAAAAAAATAAAATTGTGTAACAGAAAAGGTTGGTTTAGGTATTTACTTTGCAGTATCGTTTTAAGTGAAGATTTAATAAGTTTTGAATTTCACTTTTAATGAACAAAAAAATAATATTAATCTAAAAACTCAACCAATTATGATTACTATAAATTCTAAATTAAACGGCTTAAATTTATTTTTTAATAAATTACAAAAACAAATTGGAGGTACATTAAATTCTTCAACTGGAGAAAATATACTTACAATTAATAGTAAAATAGGTCATGGAACAATTCGCTCTGTAAGTTTAGAAGATGGTATTAGCTTATTAGAATTTAATATTACGGCAAACCAAGATTTACAAATAGATATAGATACAAATGCTGGTTCTCATATAAACTTTGCATATTGTTCTAAAGGTAAAGTATCTCACTCTTTTCAAAAAACAGGTGTTACAAATACAATAGAGACTTTTCAAACAAGTATCATATCTAATATTGTTTCTAATAAAAATACTTTAACAATTTTTAAAGGTGTAGAAACAAATACAACTATAATTTCTGTAAACACAGCTCTTAATAAAAGAACTCCTTCTAAAATTAATGCTGCTTTAAAAGAAGCATTTATTACTAGTAAGAAAGAAGATTATATCTATTTAGGTTCTTACAACTTAAAAATTGCTGAAAACATTAAGCAATTAAAGGCAATTGATAATGAAGGTATTGTAAAAACGTTATTAAGAAAAGGAATTGTAAACTTAATTTTAGCATTAGAAATAGAGCAACACAAAAAGGATTTAATTAGTCTAGAAACTGTTACTTCTTCGTTAACAAAAAGTGAAATGGAGTTGATAAAAGACTTAACTGAATATGTAAATAATTACCCAGATATGGATCATAGAGTAAGTGTTTTAACTCGTAAAGTTGGTCTTACAGCTGCAAAAGTACAAGAAGGTTTTAAGTTAATGCATGGATTAACTGTTTGTGAATACATTAGATCTGTTCGTTTAAAAAAATCTGAAGAATTAATTATCAATACAGATTTAAGTATTTCTGAAATTGTTTATAGTTTAGGTTTTTCTAGTAGAAGTTATTTTTCTAAAAAGTTTAGAGAAATGTTTAACTGTTCTCCTAGTAACTATAAAAAGAAAAATAGGTTAGCTGTATCAGCATAATATATTTCTAATGAGTTTTCATTAGACACTATCGTGTAAAGACACAAATTAAGATCTCAAGATAATTTTTATCTTGAGATTTTTTGTTAATAAAATTCGGTATAATTGTTGTTGCTATTTTTTAGCAACTAAACTTAAAAAAATGCTATACAATTACCCGTTTAAAGTAAAAATAATTTCTTTAATTATTCTTTTATTTCAACTCTCTCTAACCAGTCAAGAGTTATTTAAAGATAAAAGTATAGATTCTTCTTTTTTCTTGTACACAAATAAATATCAAGAAGTAGTTTATAGTCACTTAAACAAAAGCACATATATTAAAGGAGAAAGTATTGGTTTTACATCTTATATCATTAATAAAAAGACTAAAAAACCCTCTAAAATATCTACAAACCTTTATTGCACGGTTACTGACGCTGATAATAAAATAATAAAAAGACAACTTATTAAGGTAGAAAATGGCTTTTCTAATAGTGTTTTTAAATTAGATTCAATTTTTACTACAGGAGAGTATACTTTTAAAGCGTATACAAATTGGATGTTAAATTTTAATCAACAAAATTTTTATGTAGAAAAATTTAAAGTTATAGATCCAGAGAAAAATAAGTTTTTAGAAAAGACAAAAAATGATTCTTTAATTGATGCCCAATTTTTACCTGAAGGTGGTCATCTAGTTCATAATGTTATTAATACTATAGGTGTAATATTAAAAGATAAAAATGGATATGGTATACCAAATGTTTCAGGAGATATTATTCACAACAATAAAGACACAATTACATCATTTAAAGTAAATAAGTTAGGTATTGGGAGGTTTTCTTTTCTACCAGAAAAATCAAAAGATTATAAAATTGTTATTTCGCTAAATGAAAAGAAAGAAATTTTTCATTTCTCACAAAAAATAGAAACCACAGGTATTGTTTTAAAAACAAAACAGGTTAAAGATAATATCTATATTTCTTTAGTAACTAATAAAATTTCATTAAAAAATATAGTTAATAAAAAATACAAAGTTATAATCCATAATGGGTCCGAAATTAGCTCATTAAACTTTGAATTTAGAGATAAACTGTTGTTAACAAAGAAAGTAAATTTTAAAGATTTAAATCCTGGAATTAATATTTTTACTCTTTTTGACGAAAATAATAATC harbors:
- a CDS encoding helix-turn-helix domain-containing protein — translated: MITINSKLNGLNLFFNKLQKQIGGTLNSSTGENILTINSKIGHGTIRSVSLEDGISLLEFNITANQDLQIDIDTNAGSHINFAYCSKGKVSHSFQKTGVTNTIETFQTSIISNIVSNKNTLTIFKGVETNTTIISVNTALNKRTPSKINAALKEAFITSKKEDYIYLGSYNLKIAENIKQLKAIDNEGIVKTLLRKGIVNLILALEIEQHKKDLISLETVTSSLTKSEMELIKDLTEYVNNYPDMDHRVSVLTRKVGLTAAKVQEGFKLMHGLTVCEYIRSVRLKKSEELIINTDLSISEIVYSLGFSSRSYFSKKFREMFNCSPSNYKKKNRLAVSA
- a CDS encoding lmo0937 family membrane protein; its protein translation is MKTFLYTITILVVIIWALGFFVYAIGSLLIHLLLILAVICGIIGYKIKSATD